A window of Citrus sinensis cultivar Valencia sweet orange chromosome 7, DVS_A1.0, whole genome shotgun sequence contains these coding sequences:
- the LOC102623921 gene encoding SUMO-conjugating enzyme SCE1, whose protein sequence is MSGGIARGRLAEERKSWRKNHPHGFVAKPETLPDGSVNLMVWHCTIPGKAGTDWEGGFFPLTLHFSEDYPSKPPKCKFPQGFFHPNVYPSGTVCLSILNEDNGWRPAITVKQILVGIQDLLDQPNPADPAQTEGYHLFIQDAAEYKRRVRQQAKQYPALL, encoded by the exons ATGTCGGGAGGCATAGCACGTGGTCGGCTGGCTGAGGAGCGAAAGTCGTGGCGTAAAAATCATCCTCAT GGTTTCGTGGCAAAGCCTGAGACGTTGCCGGACGGTTCGGTGAATCTGATGGTGTGGCATTGCACTATTCCCGGAAAAGCCGGA ACTGATTGGGAGGGTGGTTTCTTCCCACTCACTCTCCACTTCAGCGAAGATTACCCTAGCAAGCCACCAAAGTGCAAGTTTCCGCAAGGATTTTTCCACCCTAATGTCTATCCATCTGGAACTGTTTGTCTATCAATCCTCAATGAGGACAAT GGGTGGAGACCAGCCATCACAGTGAAGCAAATTCTTGTCGGTATCCAAGACTTGTTGGACCAGCCAAATCCTGCAGATCCTGCACAAACAGAAGGTTATCATCTCTTCATTCAG GATGCTGCAGAGTACAAGAGAAGAGTTCGGCAGCAAGCCAAGCAATACCCTGCACTCCTCTAA